The genomic stretch tttctctctctgtgtctttctctgtttctacccacccacactctctctctttctctctcccagtctgtctctcttcctctatttccgtctctttctctctgtccatctttctctctctcgctccctatcccccccccccatgctctctctctctctgtctgtctctcaaagtgtctccaccaccaccaccaccaccatcgtctctctctctctctctctcagagtctctaccactacttccaccaccaccaccaccccccttccacccaccctcttgttcccataacccccccccccgcccaccccctccctcatcgcCACATTCTCTGTCCTcaaaccccccatccacccacccacccctccactattCTCTCCTTATTTCGTCTCTCCAGGAAGCCAAATAATTGGCAAtaagctttatttttttttttttttaatcacggcTTCATTTCGATTccctatttatttcatttcatttaaaaaaaaaaagaaaaaaagaaattatgtaTAATTTCATCATTTATTTGTTCCTTTGAATATTTGTTTCCATcccattgtttgtttcatttttgttattcGTAGAAATTATGTATCAATTTTTTAttgatttgttcgtttgtttatttgctcaGATTTCGTGTTTATTTTATGATATCATTTTTTAATTAGAAATTAtgtattagtttatttatttgttcgtttattgattgattgatttgtttatctatgaatttattaattgattggttgattgattgacctATTTACcaatctgcctgtctgccaatctatctatctatgtatctatctatctatctgtctgtctgtgtctctatgtatcCATATGTCTATTTTCCAGTCTATCagccaatctatctatctgtctgtctgtctgtctattcatttagGCAGGAACGAAAGTGCTAATCAACCATAGGAACAAAAcaatgccaaacacacacacacacacacacacacacacacacacatacatgtgggctcatgaaaatgttacataattATTTAATGTAATTAACACGCACATGTGAATAACATTTGGTATTGTGctcatagtttttttgtttttttttaatctacaacGGCCACACCAAACTGTttggttaattaattaatgaattaataagACATTTTTATTagtttaattaattaataagacatacatttggaggaagaaaagaaaagaatagaaagaagaagaagaacaacaacaacaaccagacataCAAGATATGCAGCATTATAACAAAGTGTACATGCCAAAAAGAGAGTGGGCATTTATCTCAAACGCAAACAGGACAAAttcactgcattaaaaaaaaaacacacacaaaaaaacagcaacatattaACTGCattaagaaaacagcaacagattCACTGTattaagaaaacagcaacaagttCACTGTattaagaaaacagcaacaaattcactgtattaagaaaacagcaacaaattcactgtattaagaaaacagcaacagattCACTGTATTTAGAAAACAGCAACAGGTTCACTGTAtttaagaaaacagcaacaggttCACTGtatcaaaaaacagcaacaaattcactgtatttaagaaaacagcaacagattCACTGTAtttaagaaaacagcaacaaattcactgtatttaagaaaacagcaacaaattcaCTGTATTTAGAAAACAGCAACAAGTTCACTGTATTTAGAAAACAGCAACAGGTTCACTGTatcaagaaaaacagcaacaaattcactgtatttaagaaaacagcaacaaattcactgtatttaagaaaacagcaacaaattcactgtatttaagaaaacagcaacaaattcaCTGTATTTAGAAAACAGCAACAGATTCACTGTAttaagaaaaacagaaataaattcaCTGTATTtaagaaacagcaacaaattcactgtatttaagaaaacagcaacaaattcactgtatttaagaaaacagcaacagattCACTGTATTTAGAAAACAGCAACAGGTTCACTGTAtttaagaaaacagcaacaaattcaCTGTATTTAGAAAACAGCAACAGGTTCACTGTAtttagaaaacagcaacaaattcactgtatttaagaaaacagcaacaaattcaCTGTATTTAGAAAACAGCAACAGGTTCACTGTAtttaagaaaacagcaacaaattcactgtatttagaaaacagcaacaaattcactgtatttaagaaaacagcaacaaattcactgtatttagaaaacagcaacaaattcactgtatttaagaaaacagcaacaaattcaCTGTATTTAGAAAACAGCAACAAGTTCACTGTatcaagaaaacagcaacaagttCACTGTAtcaagaaaacagcaacagattcactatattaagaaaacagcaacaaattcactgtatttggaaaaaaaacagcaacaaattcaCTGTATCAAGAAAAGAGCAACAAATTCACTGTATTTAGAAAACAGCAACAGACAACAAATTCACTGTATTtaagaaacagcaacaaattcactgtatttaagaaaacagcaacaaattcactgtattaagaaaacagcaacagattCACTGTAtttaagaaaacagcaacaaattcactgtatttaggaaaacagcaacaaattcaCAGTAtttagaaaacagcaacaaacaaaacaacataaacaagaacaacaagaagaaaacatacatttggaaggagaaaggaaaaaaaagggatggggggggggaagtagcaGACAAGATATACAACATTGTACCAATGTATATATGTCAGAAGTGAGTGGCTATTTTTCCCCCCAAAAcgcaaataggacaaattcaATGTATTCAAAgagaccaccaaaaaaacaaaaaacaaaacaacaacaacgaaacaaccaaacatacatttgggggaagagaagaaaagaagaaaaaaacaacaacatcaacaacaacaacaacaacgatattttctgcccctccactggaccttgagtggtggtggtggtggtctggacgccagtcattgggatgagacgataaaccgaggttccttgtgcagcatgcatttagcacacgtaaaagaatctacgggcaagaaaagggttgtccagcgtaacccaacacgcttagtcaggccttgtgggaaaagtaaaagaaaacaaattcactgtagttaaaaaaaagaaagaaaaaaaaagaaaagaaaagaaagcatgtTGACTCAGATACACGTACATGCATTTTGTCTCTGAggtttaaataaaataaaaaaagcaacaacattcaTTACGATTCTTTCTTTCAGAAATCAATTATCATgacaatacgtgtgtgtgtgtgtgtgtgtgtgtgtgtgtgtgtgtgtgtgtgtgtgtgtgtgtgtgtgaggtgttgctggaggttgttgtgggctgctgcacaaaggagtcatctacttcggatcattgatgctgaaaggagAACAAATGgttacatgatgactcatgtgacctcatttaagtaaatgacgtattacacgGTTATGACGTGTAATTAAAAAACACaccttacaaaaaaacaaaacaaaacaaaaaaaaaaaaaaaaacacatgaaaaatacaacgtcagagaaaaaaaaggccaacgattgtttcatacagccaagacaatttggttaaacttaagtaacgttgcaaagatgagcaacgtagtctgatctctCCTGAGGTTTAAATACCagaaaaaatactatcatcatttatgttgtgtttcatacagtttgtattctgtttctgatagttacgTTATttcaattgtttatgtttaattttggtgtaagatactactgctgttatataatatcctccatggcCCCCAAAAGGGGTGAGAgcattaaatattcttgattcttgtgtgtggggggggggggggggggggggggggggggggggggatgggggcgggggggttagggaggtgtccacaacaacaataacaacaacaacagcgacaacaaacaacaaacaacaacaacaaatccttcACAGCCAAGACTGGCGAGGTGGGGTCGGGGGACTGGACCGCCCGTTACGGGAACAGGTCGGGAGGTAGCCACgaccgctccccccctcccccccaccaccacccccaccctcccccccaccaccgccaccgccaccgccagcAGCAGGACTTCGATAGAAGACGAGAATCTTAAGTTCCTTGCGGAAGTACGCCCCTGTGACGCTGTACAGGAAGAAATTGACGCAATAGTTGACGTAGAAGATGACGCGCGTGATCATCAGCACTCCCTCGTAGTGATCAAACTCCGGTCCTAGATCGTCccaggagaaagaggaagaggaggaggaggaagaggaagaggaagaggaggaggaggaggacgaagttGTGGTGGGAGCTTCGTAGAGGTCCCGTTTCTTGGAGAGCAGGAACCGCTTGGACCAGACGAAGCAGTAAGGGAGGTTGAGGACGATGAAGACGAAGGAAACGACGAGGAGGATGACGGTGAACTCCATCCTGATGATGCTCTCCTCCGTCACCACGTGGCAACGcctgttagtttttttgtttttttttaataataaaaaagggggtgggggtgataatgatgatgataataaaagtagtagtagcagtagtagtagtagtaaaaaaaaaaaaaatgctgatcctactatactactactactactattgataacaacaacaacactactactactactactactactaacaacaacaacaacaaccatcatcatcatcatcaccaccaccaccataataataataataatgatgatgatgatgatgatgataataatgataataataatgcataaCTTTTATCATGCTGCAATTTGAAGCACCACCAATGTTCCACAaaacgcccccctccacccctttgaCCCTGACTTTGACAGTGACTTTGACCCTGACTTTGACAGTGACTCACTCTACCTGTATGATCTGTGACTATGAAGCAGTTTCTGGATGATGACGTTGACTTTGCCAGTGACTTTGACCCTGACTTTGACAGTGACTTTGACCCTGACTTTGACAGTGACTTTGACCTGAAATTGACCCTGACCTTGACAGTGACTTTGACCTTTGACGTGACTTTGACCCTGACTTTGACAGTGACTTACTCTACCTGTATCGTCTGTGACGATGGAGCAGTTTCCGGATGATGAGGAcgttgaggatggtgatgatgaggaaagGGATGACGGTGATGCTGAGCCCGTACACACTGTCCAACACAAAGGACAGCAAAGGGCGCTCAGGGTCTGGTACACACCGGTACACCTGCACCACAAACACATGCCTGAAGGACGGATCGGTTCATCTGTACCACAATTATGATGTCTTTAAGTGCACACCGGTATATCTGCACCACAATTATAATGTCTTAGGGATATACCGGTACGTACACCTGTGACACAATTGTATGTCTGTAGGACGCATCGGTACATCTGTACCACAATTATATGTCTGAAGGACACACCGGTACACCTGCACGACAATTACATGTCTGAAGGGCACATCCGTACATCTGCACCACTATTATATGTCTGAAGGAGGCATCGGTTCATCTGCACCACAATTATAATGTCTGAAGGGAACATCGGTACACCTGCACCGCAAATTATATGTCTGAAGGGAACATTAGTACACCTACACCCATATGTCTGAAGCACACACGAGAAACCACAATTATATGTCTGAAATCCACATCGGTACACCTACAATACAATCATATGTCTGAAGAACACATTGGTACACCTACAATACAATTATATGTTTGAAGTCCATATCGGTACATTTACAATACAATTATGTTTGAAGTCCACATCGGTACACCTACAATACAATTATATGTTTGAAGTCCACAATGGTACACCTACAATACAATTATAAGTCTGAAGGTCACATCAGTACATCTGCACCACAATTATACATCTGAAGGACACACCGATATACCAATACCACGATTATAATGTCTGGAGGACACACCGGTACATCTGCACCACAATTCTCTGTCTGAAGAAGACACAGGTACACCTGCAATACACGGTTGTGCATTTGCGTGTTTGTGCACCTGCATCTCCTGGTTGTAGAACTGTTTAGGGCTGGTCAGCAATACCTTTaaaagtcccccacccccacccctccctcccctccccacacacacacgatccccaCACTCTCCCCAATACAGTCCCACCTGtatccaccccctacacaccccaacctccacccaccccaatacCTTCATAATCCTGGGTGTGCAAACTCTTTTAGGTTTGTCAGTAAAGGTTTGAAAGTCTTGGCGAcgatcctcctccccttcccacacacacaatccacacacaccctcccctgtaCAACCCCACCCGCTCTGCTCTGCACACCCCAACCTTGACCCGCCCCAGTACCTTTAAATCCCGGGTGTGGAATTCTCTTGGGATGGCCAGTAAGGATTGGAAAGTCATGGCGacgatcctcctccccccccccccacacacacaaaccccacatccacccctatacaaccccacccctctccccttcacaaaCTAACCCCCAACCCACCTCGACCTACCCTAATACCTTCAAATCCTGGGTGTGAAATACTCTTGGGTTGGTCAGTAAGGTTTTGAAAGTCATGCAGATGACCGTCTCTTCCCCATCCACAAtccacacactctcccctgtACAACCCCACCCCTCTGCTCTTGCACGCCCCAACCTTCACCCACCCTAATACCTTTAAATTCTGGGTGTGAAACTCTCTTGGGTTTTTCAGTCAGGGTTTGAAAGTCGTGGTGACgatcttcctccccttccccaatacacaatcaccacaccacaccctccccaatacaaccccactcctctcctcttCATAGCCCAAAGacgaccccccacacacacacacacaacccctacaccctcccctaTATAatcccaaccctctccccttcaTAGCCCAAagactacccccacacccacccacccacaattcTTACACCCTCCCCTATACAACTCCACCCTCTCACCTTCATAGCCCAAAgacgacccccccacacacacacacacaacccctacaccctcccctaTATAatcccaaccctctccccttcaTAGCCCAAAgacgaccccccccacacacacacacaacccctacaccctcccctaTATAatcccaaccctctccccttcaTAGCCCAAagactacccccacacccacccacccacaat from Babylonia areolata isolate BAREFJ2019XMU chromosome 33, ASM4173473v1, whole genome shotgun sequence encodes the following:
- the LOC143276810 gene encoding C-C chemokine receptor type 1-like, with product MRRGQGAGGVVGDGEETRWRRRCQKVEQEINTDRWKGVSMAQGFYTHCVPVILAIGLLGNAVSLRVFVSRSMRRLAATTYLVALSTADILALVFYVFVEWLRWGWPHLKSQGPRQQQQQEPELLHTDGVCQVLFYLSYVSRFLSAWFIVTFTVERYIGVCHPLRRKDLCGGGSRSAQKILGSVVVFALIVMTFKPLLTSPREFHTQDFKVYRCVPDPERPLLSFVLDSVYGLSITVIPFLIITILNVLIIRKLLHRHRRYRRCHVVTEESIIRMEFTVILLVVSFVFIVLNLPYCFVWSKRFLLSKKRDLYEAPTTTSSSSSSSSSSSSSSSSSSFSWDDLGPEFDHYEGVLMITRVIFYVNYCVNFFLYSVTGAYFRKELKILVFYRSPAAGGGGGGGGGEGGGGGGGEGGSGRGYLPTCSRNGRSSPPTPPRQSWL